A section of the Acanthochromis polyacanthus isolate Apoly-LR-REF ecotype Palm Island chromosome 1, KAUST_Apoly_ChrSc, whole genome shotgun sequence genome encodes:
- the ucn3l gene encoding LOW QUALITY PROTEIN: urocortin 3, like (The sequence of the model RefSeq protein was modified relative to this genomic sequence to represent the inferred CDS: inserted 1 base in 1 codon; deleted 4 bases in 4 codons) has translation MLSSLKTLLLLSVLCAPTXSLCLRLYRARSDLLCDDQLAVGLRSEETDPGYSPVDGWGSLLQSRGVSLPSSSSSSSSSSSSAESVGKKRTSNPANYRFMSRSQAQGQMLRNSAKGDRRSRLTLSVDVPTNIMNVLFDVAKGQNLRARRRENARLCAQIGRENEPWTTLL, from the exons ATGCTGTCGTCCCTGAAgaccctgctgctgctctcgGTCCTGTGCGCACCGA CCAGCTTGTGCCTGCGCCTCTACAGAGCACGCTCCGACCTCCTCTGCGACGACCAGCTGGCTGTC GGGCTCCGGAGTGAGGAGACGGATCCCGGTTACTCCCCAGTGGACGGATGGGGCTCCCTGCTGCAGTCCCGAGGAGTATCTctcccttcatcctcctcctcctcctcctcctcctcctcttccgcTGAGTCAGTCGGGAAAAAAAGGACTTCAAACCCCGCAAACTACCGCTTCATGAGCCGGAGCCAAGCTCAGGGGCAGATGCTCCGCAACAGC GCCAAAGGGGACCGTCGGAGCAGACTGACGCTGTCCGTGGACGTCCCGACCAACATCATGAACGTC CTGTTCGACGTGGCAAAAGGCCAGAACCTGCGCGCAAGGCGGCGAGAGAAC GCGCGTCTCTGCGCGCAGATTGGACGCGAAAATGAACCCTGGACAACTTTACTTTGA